ATCTGGTCTTTTTTTCTATTAGCTAGCTGTTTTACTTTTATTAAGTCATCATAACTAAGAACTTTTACTTCTATATGCATATACTTATAATTTTTAGCTCTTTTAACAACTTCATCAAAAGATAGATTACCCATTATAGTAGCAGCGGACATAAAATCAACTTTACCAAAACCATCTCTATTCCAAACAGGTATTGAATTGACATTGATTTCTAACAAATCTTTTATCTTTAATTTTGATGTATTATAACCAAGTTCTTTAATAATATCAAATATTTTTTCTGCATTTTCTTTTGTTGGGTTGTACCATATATCCATATCTTTGGTACTATATTCATATCCATGATATATAACTGCATACCCTCCAATAATGATATATTCTACTTTTTTTATATTAAGAATTTCAAGTATGTTAAGATAAAATTGATTTTCAGTCATTTTCGATCTCAAAACTTCTTTTAATTTTTTGGAAATAAGCAATACGTTCCTTGAAAAATTCATTAACAAATTCTTTCATTTCAATAACTTCTCTAATTCTTTCTTCAGGGCTTTTTGCTGCCATTTCTTTCAATTCTTCTTCTTCAGTTTTTTTTGAACTAATTTTTCTAACTATATTTTTATTTATGGTATTCATAGTTAATTCTTTTTTAATATTTTTCAAAGATATTAATTAATAACTTTGTACCAAAACATGTCTTGTCTTGTCCTAATTCTCATAATTCAAAGTTATTTTTGTCCCATACGATCTATCTTCCAGCTTTGTTGCCTCTGTAATCACGCTTTTTTTACCTCCATGCCTGATAAAATACAATGCTGCAATGATCTTTGGTTTCATATTTCCTTCTCCAAACATACCTTCTTCCAAATATTTTTCGGTATCAGCTTTATCAAGAAATTCGACTTTTCTTTCATCAGGCTGGTTGTAATTAATATAAACATAAGGGACATCGGTCAAAATGTAGAATTCATCTGCATTGATCCTGCTTGCCAAAAGAGCGGACGTAAAGTCTTTATCAACCACTGCCTCAACAGGATGAAGATATTTATCTTTTCCAATAGATACGGGAATACCCCCTCCGCCAACAGCAATTACAATAGCCCCCTGTCGTGCAATAGTTTCGATTGAATTCCTGTTAAATATTGAAATGGGTTTAGGAGAAGGTACGACCCTTCTCCAGCCTTCTTTTTTTTTCGGAGTTTCTTTAAAGCTCCAGCCTTTTTCTTTTTTAAGTTTTCCTGCTTCCTGTGCTGAATATGTAACACCAATCCTTTTTGTTGGATCATCAAAAGCTTCGTCATTTTTATCAACGATTACCTGGGTTACTATTGTTACAACATCTTTTTCAATATTATTCTTATAGAGGATGTTTCTTAACACTCTTTCGATCATATATCCAATGCCCCCCTGTGAATCAGCAACGCATATATCCAAAGGCATCTGGGGAATATTGTAAATTTGCTCCCCGGCATCATTCCTCATGAGTATATTGCCAACCTGTGGCCCATTACCATGGGTTATTACTATATCATAACCCTCTTTTATTAAATAGATCAAGTTAGATAAAGTATCCGTTGCATTTTTTTCCTGCTCATCTATGGTCCCTGTTTGATCATCTCTTAATAACGCATTTCCTCCGAGGGCAATTACAGCTAGCTTGTTATATCGAAATTTCAATGTTTTAAAATAAAGTTTATTTTAAATTTATCTTTTCTGCATTTAATAATCAGGTTCTTGGTTCTGGGTACTTGGTTCTTGGTTGTAGATACTCATTGTCACTCCGCTTTTCAAGTACCCAGTGCCCAGTAACTAACTTATTATTTTTACTTCATTCAAT
This genomic stretch from Cytophagales bacterium harbors:
- the arcC gene encoding carbamate kinase — encoded protein: MKFRYNKLAVIALGGNALLRDDQTGTIDEQEKNATDTLSNLIYLIKEGYDIVITHGNGPQVGNILMRNDAGEQIYNIPQMPLDICVADSQGGIGYMIERVLRNILYKNNIEKDVVTIVTQVIVDKNDEAFDDPTKRIGVTYSAQEAGKLKKEKGWSFKETPKKKEGWRRVVPSPKPISIFNRNSIETIARQGAIVIAVGGGGIPVSIGKDKYLHPVEAVVDKDFTSALLASRINADEFYILTDVPYVYINYNQPDERKVEFLDKADTEKYLEEGMFGEGNMKPKIIAALYFIRHGGKKSVITEATKLEDRSYGTKITLNYEN